One Lacunisphaera limnophila DNA window includes the following coding sequences:
- a CDS encoding iron-sulfur cluster assembly protein gives MNQELTLSQNCPATVIPAGDKVRLSAGTKVFITQTLGGNVTVRTDQGLFQIAKENAGLIEGYVPAPEGAAASAAPTTFSEEAVWASLKTCFDPEIPVNIVDLGLVYDLAIEKTAAGGHSIEVKMTLTAPGCGMGPVIAEDARSKIAQLPTVESAKVHIVWDPQWVPTMISETGRKVLGIE, from the coding sequence ATGAATCAAGAGCTGACGCTATCCCAGAACTGTCCCGCCACGGTCATCCCCGCCGGCGACAAGGTGCGCCTGAGCGCCGGCACGAAGGTGTTCATCACCCAGACCCTGGGCGGCAACGTCACGGTGCGGACCGACCAGGGGTTGTTCCAGATCGCCAAGGAGAACGCGGGGTTGATCGAGGGGTATGTCCCGGCGCCGGAAGGGGCGGCGGCGAGCGCGGCGCCCACGACGTTTTCGGAAGAGGCCGTGTGGGCCTCGCTCAAGACCTGTTTCGACCCGGAAATCCCGGTCAACATCGTGGATCTCGGGCTGGTGTACGATCTCGCCATCGAGAAGACGGCGGCGGGCGGGCACAGCATCGAGGTCAAGATGACGCTCACGGCGCCGGGCTGCGGCATGGGGCCGGTGATCGCAGAGGATGCGCGGTCGAAGATCGCGCAACTGCCGACGGTCGAGTCGGCCAAGGTGCATATCGTGTGGGACCCGCAGTGGGTGCCGACGATGATCTCCGAGACGGGGCGGAAGGTACTGGGGATTGAGTGA
- a CDS encoding bifunctional nuclease family protein, whose amino-acid sequence MPADITEVTIKGLMPTANGCAVFLGNDDKTFVIYVDPSVGSAISMTINGVKKERPLTHDLIGHLFLGFEISLERIIINDVNEGTYFARIILHMQNELGRKFLELDARPSDSIVLALQQKRPIFVAAKVFDAVEDMSEILERVLKQQKEEGKEESDE is encoded by the coding sequence ATGCCCGCTGATATCACCGAGGTTACGATCAAAGGCCTGATGCCCACCGCCAATGGCTGTGCCGTCTTCCTCGGCAACGACGACAAGACCTTCGTGATCTACGTGGACCCCAGCGTCGGCAGCGCAATCTCGATGACGATCAACGGCGTGAAAAAAGAGCGTCCGCTCACCCACGACCTCATCGGCCACCTCTTCCTCGGCTTCGAGATCAGCCTGGAGCGGATCATCATCAACGACGTCAACGAGGGCACCTACTTCGCCCGCATCATCCTGCACATGCAGAACGAGCTCGGCCGCAAGTTCCTCGAACTCGACGCCCGCCCCAGCGACTCGATCGTCCTCGCCCTCCAGCAGAAGCGCCCGATCTTCGTCGCCGCCAAGGTCTTCGACGCCGTCGAGGACATGAGCGAGATCCTCGAACGCGTCCTCAAGCAGCAAAAGGAAGAGGGCAAGGAAGAGTCCGACGAGTAG
- a CDS encoding outer membrane beta-barrel protein, with amino-acid sequence MKNPRPSASRSDRGLLARACTVALLLALPHTASALLNIDGSRNQVFVFGGVTFGYNSNMFAEADGRGDYSVSASAGVELKRRAGIIAVNLTAKADYVTYGTYRDENSLNPSLYLEFNKTTGRTTGALTLNAYRETRSDSAVNLRTTTWNFPLGLSLKYPVNDNLYLTSATGFLSRSYSDNSTLVDYRDYSQAVDAYYVYTSKLDLLAGYRLRNSTTSIGGRTTDHWFNVGATGGLFSKLSGTVRVGYQVRDVRAGLGETFDHFNASASINWPVTRKFILGGSLNRDFNTIATGASVDSTSAALRANYTFSRKLEFSADTAVGRNEFLGRNELPRTDTFFTWGVGASYRTNEHLQIGASYTYFRNWSSLSFSDYDSHGFSLDVSSRY; translated from the coding sequence TTGAAAAACCCACGCCCATCCGCCTCTCGCTCCGACCGCGGCCTTCTGGCCCGAGCGTGCACCGTCGCCCTGCTCCTGGCCCTGCCGCATACCGCCAGCGCCCTGCTGAATATTGATGGCTCGCGCAACCAGGTGTTCGTCTTCGGCGGCGTCACCTTCGGCTACAACTCCAATATGTTCGCCGAGGCGGATGGCCGGGGCGACTACTCCGTTTCCGCCAGCGCCGGCGTGGAACTCAAGCGGCGCGCCGGCATCATCGCCGTCAACCTCACCGCCAAGGCCGACTACGTCACCTACGGCACCTACCGCGACGAGAACAGCCTGAATCCCAGCCTCTACCTGGAATTCAACAAGACCACCGGCCGCACCACCGGCGCGCTCACCCTCAACGCCTACCGCGAGACCCGCTCCGACAGCGCGGTCAACCTGCGCACCACCACCTGGAATTTCCCGCTCGGCCTGAGCCTCAAATACCCGGTCAACGACAACCTCTACCTGACCTCCGCCACCGGCTTCCTCAGCCGCAGCTACAGCGACAACTCCACCCTCGTCGACTACCGCGATTACAGCCAGGCGGTCGACGCCTACTACGTCTACACCTCCAAGCTCGACCTGCTCGCCGGCTACCGCCTGCGCAACTCCACCACCTCCATCGGCGGGCGCACCACCGACCACTGGTTCAACGTCGGCGCCACCGGCGGTCTCTTCTCCAAGCTCTCCGGCACCGTCCGCGTCGGCTACCAGGTGCGCGATGTCCGGGCCGGGCTCGGCGAGACCTTCGACCACTTCAACGCCTCGGCCTCCATCAACTGGCCCGTCACCCGCAAGTTCATCCTCGGCGGCTCCCTCAACCGCGACTTCAACACCATCGCGACCGGCGCCTCGGTCGACTCCACCAGCGCCGCCCTCCGCGCCAACTACACCTTCTCCCGCAAGCTTGAGTTCTCCGCCGACACCGCCGTGGGCCGCAACGAGTTCCTCGGCCGCAACGAGCTCCCGCGCACCGACACCTTCTTCACCTGGGGCGTTGGCGCCTCCTACCGCACCAACGAGCATTTGCAGATCGGCGCCTCCTACACCTATTTCCGCAACTGGTCGTCCCTGAGCTTCTCCGACTACGACAGCCACGGGTTCTCCCTCGACGTCTCCAGCCGCTACTGA
- a CDS encoding GumC family protein produces MSVPDSPPSSSAAQRAASLHGNDHQVVERRSLRDYYIILRERLWIALPVALLVSLSVGYYKAQETPMYSSVATMQFERPERVVQNEQVVDTSVRSDVDLNTYIQILTSGRLRTMVSQSLTPEEIKILQRPYLKDLAPGANPPPVGGLLGSMAPQSVRNSFLINISVTNRDPEGAALLANRYVEQFMRYLLENVGGKNEFAVDYLKTRAEELRKESEIAEGRLQDYRRKHNLVSLDNSINIISERLRTINATLTSARLSRIDLENLLGQIERMQQAGGNLLEIGYITAYGNIAALKTQLAELQNQQSLLAERYLERHPKMISVANSIDVIAAQIQNDIAQSLSDLRTQYTKVKETEASYQKEYKEAEMGQLRLGELSVEFKSLENQATVAKNNYIEILNRLNQVTTSKNLENIPVKPLDRALPAGAPFTPNIRSIIKTSIGLGLLVFAAVAIGLSFIDDRVKSAWDIEGFIGAHLLGIIPELGDVPDTEKHSLVNSNKTSPGSEAFLSVYSAVKIQSKLDFPKSVLVTSTIPGEGKTMISCNLAASFARHGKRVLIIDCDMRRPMLHRHFKLTNEVGLIAWFEAGAKIPADPFTDAALGLAKVDENLYLLRSGGRSKSPTELLENPVFGQFIEAMKQHFDLIVVDSPPMGAVTDSLLISERTDEIIYVCRFNRAYRKHIRLYIKQLRESKNELLGIVLNGLSPRRIEYYSNYRYYRSYKKYYGSQS; encoded by the coding sequence ATGTCCGTCCCGGATTCCCCGCCATCCAGCTCCGCCGCCCAGCGCGCCGCGTCCTTGCATGGCAACGACCATCAGGTCGTCGAACGCCGCTCTCTCCGGGACTATTACATCATCCTGCGCGAACGCCTCTGGATCGCGCTGCCCGTCGCCCTCCTCGTCTCGCTCTCCGTCGGGTACTACAAGGCCCAGGAGACGCCCATGTACTCCAGCGTGGCCACCATGCAGTTCGAGCGCCCCGAGCGGGTCGTGCAGAACGAGCAGGTCGTCGACACCTCCGTCCGCTCCGACGTCGACCTTAACACCTACATCCAGATCCTCACCAGCGGTCGCCTCCGAACCATGGTGTCCCAGTCGCTGACCCCCGAGGAAATCAAGATCCTCCAGCGCCCCTACCTCAAGGACCTCGCCCCCGGCGCCAACCCGCCCCCGGTCGGCGGCCTCCTCGGCAGCATGGCCCCCCAGTCCGTCCGCAACAGCTTCCTGATCAACATCAGCGTCACCAACCGCGACCCCGAGGGCGCCGCCCTCCTCGCCAACCGCTACGTCGAGCAGTTCATGCGCTACCTGCTCGAGAACGTCGGCGGCAAGAACGAGTTCGCCGTCGACTACCTCAAGACCCGCGCCGAGGAGCTCCGCAAGGAATCCGAGATCGCCGAGGGCCGCCTCCAGGACTACCGCCGCAAGCACAACCTCGTCTCCCTCGACAACAGCATCAACATCATCAGCGAGCGCCTGCGCACCATCAACGCCACGCTGACCAGCGCCCGCCTCAGCCGCATCGACCTCGAGAACCTCCTCGGCCAGATCGAGCGCATGCAGCAGGCCGGCGGCAACCTGCTCGAGATCGGCTACATCACCGCCTACGGCAACATCGCCGCCCTCAAGACCCAGCTCGCCGAGCTCCAGAACCAGCAGTCCCTCCTCGCCGAGCGCTACCTCGAGCGCCACCCCAAGATGATCAGCGTGGCGAACTCCATCGACGTCATCGCCGCCCAGATCCAGAACGACATCGCCCAGTCCCTCTCCGACCTCCGCACCCAGTACACCAAGGTCAAGGAAACCGAGGCCTCCTATCAGAAGGAATACAAGGAGGCCGAGATGGGCCAGCTCCGCCTCGGCGAACTCTCCGTCGAGTTTAAGAGCCTCGAGAACCAGGCCACCGTCGCCAAGAACAACTACATCGAGATCCTCAACCGCCTCAACCAGGTCACCACCTCGAAAAACCTCGAGAACATCCCGGTCAAGCCCCTCGACCGCGCCCTGCCCGCCGGCGCCCCCTTCACCCCGAATATTCGCAGCATCATCAAGACCAGCATCGGTCTCGGCCTCCTCGTCTTCGCCGCCGTCGCCATCGGCCTCAGCTTCATCGACGACCGCGTCAAGAGCGCCTGGGACATCGAAGGCTTCATCGGCGCCCACCTCCTCGGCATCATCCCCGAGCTCGGCGACGTGCCCGACACCGAGAAACACTCCCTCGTCAACAGCAACAAGACCTCCCCCGGCTCCGAGGCCTTCCTCAGCGTCTACAGCGCGGTCAAGATCCAGTCCAAACTCGATTTCCCGAAGTCCGTCCTCGTCACCAGCACCATCCCCGGCGAGGGCAAGACGATGATCAGCTGCAACCTGGCGGCCTCCTTCGCCCGCCACGGCAAGCGCGTCCTCATCATCGACTGCGACATGCGCCGCCCGATGCTGCACCGCCACTTCAAGCTCACCAACGAGGTCGGCCTGATCGCCTGGTTCGAGGCCGGCGCCAAGATTCCCGCTGACCCCTTCACCGACGCCGCCCTCGGCCTCGCCAAGGTCGACGAAAACCTCTACCTCCTCCGCTCCGGCGGCCGCTCCAAGAGCCCCACCGAGCTGCTTGAGAACCCTGTCTTCGGCCAGTTCATCGAGGCCATGAAGCAGCACTTCGACCTTATCGTCGTCGACTCCCCGCCGATGGGCGCGGTCACCGATTCCCTGCTCATCTCCGAGCGCACCGACGAGATCATCTACGTGTGCCGCTTCAACCGCGCCTACCGGAAACACATCCGCCTTTACATCAAACAGCTTCGCGAGAGCAAAAACGAGCTGCTCGGCATCGTCCTCAACGGCCTCTCCCCCCGCCGCATCGAGTACTACTCCAACTACCGGTACTACCGTAGCTACAAGAAATACTACGGCTCCCAGTCTTGA
- a CDS encoding polysaccharide biosynthesis/export family protein — MKRASVLPLFLLLCLPALAQVADKKNYVHTLALADRVRIAVFQEDDLTSLSRVDARGRVNLPLIGEIAIGGLTVVEAQAAIENAYKEGRYLRNPQVTVSVEEYAPREVSIQGRIRNAGRYTLPIESTLSVVELVTKAGGIDDIGKGSAVTVTRIMPDGSRKVFTVDVDSVIKGKKDSKSDDSTMLLQPGDIVYVPERLI, encoded by the coding sequence ATGAAACGAGCCTCCGTCCTCCCCCTGTTCCTCCTGCTCTGCCTCCCCGCCCTCGCCCAGGTGGCCGACAAGAAGAACTACGTCCACACCCTGGCGCTCGCCGATCGCGTCCGCATCGCTGTGTTCCAGGAGGATGACCTCACCAGCCTCAGCCGCGTCGACGCCCGCGGTCGCGTCAACCTCCCCCTCATCGGCGAGATCGCCATCGGGGGCCTGACCGTCGTCGAGGCCCAGGCCGCCATCGAGAACGCCTACAAGGAAGGCCGCTACCTCCGTAATCCTCAGGTCACCGTCAGCGTCGAGGAATATGCCCCGCGCGAGGTCTCCATCCAGGGCCGCATCCGCAACGCCGGCCGCTACACCCTGCCCATCGAATCCACCCTCTCCGTCGTCGAGCTTGTTACGAAGGCCGGCGGCATCGACGACATCGGCAAGGGCTCCGCCGTCACGGTCACCCGCATCATGCCCGATGGCTCAAGGAAAGTCTTCACAGTGGACGTGGATAGTGTCATCAAGGGCAAGAAAGACAGCAAATCTGATGACTCGACCATGCTCCTCCAACCCGGTGATATCGTGTACGTGCCCGAGCGTCTGATCTAA
- a CDS encoding LpxI family protein → MPSAFLPPDFNPARPVVLIAGRGNYPVITAAAIRAAGVPLRLIAMDDETEPGLIASFPAAERVTLNVGQIGKMLDTLKAFGAGYALMAGQVKPKKLFHGLKPDLKAASILMGLKRRNAETIFGAIAAEIGKLGVTLLDARAFIDDQLATPGNMAGPKLPTDEEYLHHGITIAREIARLDIGQGCVVRKGTVLAVEAFEGTDPMLRRAGTFKTDETLFVKVVKPAQDFRFDVPVFGLRTLATMHEAGLAAAALEAGKVIVLEKPAVLKQAKALGICLHGF, encoded by the coding sequence GTGCCCTCCGCCTTCCTGCCCCCGGATTTTAACCCCGCCCGCCCCGTCGTCCTGATCGCCGGCCGCGGCAACTACCCGGTCATCACCGCCGCCGCCATCCGTGCCGCCGGGGTCCCCCTGCGCTTGATCGCCATGGACGATGAGACCGAGCCGGGCCTCATCGCATCCTTCCCCGCCGCCGAACGCGTCACCCTCAACGTCGGCCAGATCGGCAAGATGCTCGACACCCTGAAAGCCTTCGGCGCCGGCTACGCCCTCATGGCCGGTCAGGTGAAACCCAAGAAACTCTTCCACGGCCTCAAGCCCGACCTCAAGGCCGCCTCGATCCTCATGGGCCTCAAGCGCCGCAACGCCGAGACCATCTTCGGCGCCATCGCCGCCGAGATCGGCAAGCTCGGGGTCACCCTGCTCGATGCCCGCGCCTTCATTGACGACCAGCTCGCCACCCCGGGCAACATGGCTGGCCCCAAGCTCCCGACCGATGAGGAATACCTCCACCACGGCATCACCATCGCCCGCGAGATAGCCCGCCTCGATATCGGCCAGGGCTGCGTCGTCCGCAAGGGCACCGTCCTCGCCGTCGAGGCCTTCGAGGGCACCGACCCCATGCTCCGCCGCGCCGGCACCTTCAAGACCGACGAAACCCTCTTCGTGAAGGTCGTGAAACCCGCCCAGGATTTCCGCTTCGACGTCCCCGTCTTCGGCCTCCGCACGCTCGCAACCATGCATGAGGCCGGCCTCGCCGCCGCCGCCCTCGAGGCCGGCAAGGTCATCGTCCTGGAAAAACCCGCCGTCCTGAAACAAGCCAAGGCCCTCGGCATCTGCCTCCACGGCTTCTGA
- the leuS gene encoding leucine--tRNA ligase — MAATSCKEYDFLTIEPHWQAVWEQAKPFRAENGSTKPKFYVLDMFPYPSGAGLHIGHPEGYTATDILARYKRARGFNVLHPIGWDAFGLPAEQHAVKTGTHPAANTQNNITNFRRQIKALGFSYDWDREVDTTDPKYFRWTQWIFLQLFRKGLAYVDERPVWWCPELRTVLANEEVVDGKSEVGGFPVERRNLRQWVLRITAYAEQLIDGLKDVDWPDSTKRMQEAWIGRSEGAEVLFKLADATLGDLKIFTTRPDTLFGCTYMVLAPEHPLVPSLTTPAQRDAVEAYRKKTAAKSDVERMSDASKEKSGVFTGSYAINPVNGAQVPVWIADYVLMGYGTGAIMAVPAHDERDYEFARQYDLPIPRVIAAADGSDTLPYTGDGTLINSPGYDGLAWPEAKKKISADLAARGIGRATINYKLRDWLFSRQRYWGEPFPIVWVSEADYRRAAVLRPDLPAQPVTFIENGATQFALPLPESSLPLVLPEVQSYLPSGTGESPLANVTPWLEIWLNVTTGASLPATAAQPAGEAWVRARRETNTMPQWAGSCWYYLRYLDPQNAGALASPEALKYWGVPDLYVGGAEHAVLHLLYARFWHKVLFDLGLVPQAEPFTKLFHQGIILGEDGVKMSKSRGNVVNPDDIIRAYGADTLRLYLMFLGPLDAMKPWNPKGIEGVHRFLKKVWRECLDAEGAVNPRIAPDATLTAETAKLLHETIKKVGDDYENLRFNTAISQLMILVNALQKEPSLPRPVVLDLVRLLAPLAPHLADELWARLGESGAVMAAGWPVFDPAKLVASTITIVIQVNGKHRGDVLVDPAINEEALMALALAHEKAGPHLAGKTIRRTIYVKGRLINYIV; from the coding sequence ATGGCCGCCACTTCCTGCAAAGAATACGACTTCCTCACGATCGAGCCGCACTGGCAGGCGGTCTGGGAACAAGCCAAGCCCTTCCGCGCCGAAAACGGCTCGACCAAGCCTAAGTTCTACGTGCTGGACATGTTTCCCTACCCGTCCGGCGCCGGCCTGCACATCGGCCACCCCGAGGGCTACACCGCCACCGACATCCTCGCCCGCTATAAGCGCGCCCGCGGCTTCAACGTGCTCCACCCGATCGGCTGGGACGCCTTCGGCCTGCCCGCCGAGCAGCACGCCGTGAAGACCGGCACCCACCCGGCCGCCAACACCCAGAACAACATCACCAACTTCCGCCGGCAGATCAAGGCGCTGGGCTTCAGCTACGACTGGGACCGCGAGGTCGACACGACCGACCCGAAGTACTTCCGCTGGACCCAATGGATCTTCCTCCAGCTCTTCCGCAAGGGCCTGGCCTACGTCGACGAGCGCCCCGTGTGGTGGTGCCCGGAACTCCGCACCGTCCTCGCCAACGAGGAGGTCGTGGACGGCAAGTCCGAGGTCGGCGGTTTCCCCGTCGAGCGCCGCAACCTCCGCCAGTGGGTGCTCCGCATCACCGCCTACGCCGAGCAACTGATTGACGGCCTCAAGGACGTCGACTGGCCCGACTCCACCAAGCGCATGCAGGAGGCTTGGATCGGCCGCAGCGAGGGCGCCGAGGTGCTGTTCAAGCTGGCCGATGCCACGCTCGGCGACCTGAAGATCTTCACCACGCGCCCCGACACGCTCTTCGGCTGCACCTACATGGTCCTCGCCCCCGAGCACCCGCTCGTGCCGTCGCTGACCACGCCCGCCCAGCGCGACGCCGTCGAGGCCTACCGCAAAAAGACCGCCGCCAAGAGCGACGTCGAGCGCATGTCCGACGCCTCCAAGGAAAAGAGCGGCGTCTTCACCGGCAGCTACGCGATCAATCCCGTCAACGGCGCCCAGGTCCCGGTGTGGATCGCCGACTACGTTCTCATGGGCTACGGCACGGGGGCCATCATGGCCGTGCCCGCCCACGACGAGCGCGACTACGAGTTCGCCCGGCAGTATGACCTGCCCATCCCGCGCGTCATCGCCGCGGCCGACGGCAGCGACACCCTGCCCTACACCGGCGACGGCACGCTGATCAACTCGCCGGGCTACGACGGCCTCGCCTGGCCCGAGGCGAAAAAGAAAATCTCCGCCGACCTCGCCGCCCGCGGCATCGGCCGGGCCACGATCAACTACAAGCTCCGCGACTGGCTGTTCTCCCGCCAGCGCTACTGGGGCGAGCCGTTCCCCATCGTCTGGGTCAGCGAGGCCGACTACCGCCGGGCCGCCGTCCTGCGCCCCGACCTGCCCGCGCAGCCGGTCACCTTCATCGAAAACGGCGCCACCCAGTTCGCCCTGCCCCTGCCGGAATCCTCGCTCCCGCTCGTACTGCCGGAGGTCCAATCCTACCTGCCCAGTGGCACCGGCGAGAGCCCGCTGGCCAACGTCACGCCCTGGCTCGAGATCTGGCTCAACGTCACGACCGGCGCCAGCCTGCCCGCCACCGCGGCCCAGCCCGCCGGCGAGGCCTGGGTCCGCGCCCGCCGCGAGACCAACACCATGCCGCAATGGGCCGGCTCCTGCTGGTATTACCTGCGCTACCTCGACCCGCAGAACGCCGGTGCCCTCGCCAGCCCGGAGGCGCTGAAATACTGGGGCGTGCCCGACCTCTACGTCGGCGGCGCCGAGCACGCGGTGCTCCACCTGCTCTACGCCCGCTTCTGGCACAAGGTGCTCTTCGACCTCGGCCTCGTGCCCCAGGCCGAGCCGTTCACGAAGCTCTTCCACCAGGGCATCATCCTCGGCGAGGACGGGGTCAAGATGTCCAAGAGCCGCGGCAACGTGGTCAACCCCGACGACATCATCCGCGCTTACGGCGCCGACACCCTGCGGCTTTACCTCATGTTCCTCGGGCCGCTCGACGCCATGAAACCCTGGAACCCCAAGGGCATCGAGGGCGTGCACCGTTTCCTCAAGAAGGTCTGGCGCGAGTGCCTCGACGCCGAGGGCGCGGTCAACCCCCGCATCGCCCCCGACGCCACGCTCACGGCCGAGACCGCGAAGCTGCTCCACGAGACGATCAAGAAAGTCGGGGACGACTACGAGAACCTGCGCTTTAACACCGCCATCTCCCAGCTGATGATCCTGGTGAACGCCCTGCAGAAGGAGCCCTCCCTCCCGCGGCCGGTCGTCCTGGACCTCGTCCGGCTCCTCGCCCCCCTGGCCCCGCATCTCGCCGACGAACTCTGGGCCCGCCTCGGCGAATCCGGGGCCGTCATGGCCGCCGGCTGGCCGGTTTTTGACCCGGCCAAACTGGTCGCAAGCACCATCACCATCGTGATCCAGGTGAACGGCAAACACCGCGGCGATGTGCTGGTCGACCCGGCCATTAACGAAGAGGCCCTAATGGCCCTAGCCTTGGCCCATGAAAAAGCCGGCCCCCATCTGGCCGGAAAAACTATTCGCCGTACAATTTATGTAAAAGGCCGGTTGATAAATTATATTGTATGA
- a CDS encoding tRNA-dihydrouridine synthase: MQDVTDLAFMRVMAHYGAPDYFFTEFFRVHAQSRPEKHIVRSLVENRTGRPVFAQLIGEEIPHMVRTVQDLLRYPVAGIDLNMGCPAPKIYKKNVGGGLLRDPAKIDELIGRLRDAVPGLFTVKMRIGFDSTENYERILALINKHGVDLLSVHGRTVKEGYRSEVHYDFIGTAARTVGRPVLANGNITSAAKASAVLAETGAAGVMIGRHAIRNPWIFRQCRERFAHTAVFSPTLADVREYVDRLYRETQTPDIPEAAHVAKMKKYLNFVGQSVDAEGRFLHDMRRAMTEAELFAVCDRHLLTEPAKTFADEPYPGIIARPNCETPTESCSLDTVTA, translated from the coding sequence ATGCAGGACGTCACCGACCTGGCCTTCATGCGCGTGATGGCCCACTACGGCGCGCCCGACTACTTCTTCACCGAGTTCTTCCGCGTCCACGCCCAGTCCCGTCCCGAGAAGCACATCGTCCGCTCCCTCGTCGAAAATCGCACCGGCCGCCCCGTCTTCGCCCAGCTCATCGGCGAGGAAATCCCCCACATGGTCCGCACCGTGCAGGACCTCCTCCGCTACCCGGTCGCCGGCATCGACCTCAACATGGGCTGCCCCGCCCCGAAGATCTACAAGAAGAACGTCGGCGGCGGCCTTCTCCGCGACCCCGCCAAGATCGACGAGCTCATCGGCCGCCTGCGCGACGCCGTGCCCGGGCTATTCACCGTCAAAATGCGCATCGGTTTTGACTCCACCGAGAACTACGAGCGCATCCTGGCCCTGATCAACAAGCACGGCGTCGACCTGCTCAGCGTCCACGGCCGCACCGTCAAGGAAGGCTACCGCAGCGAGGTCCATTACGATTTCATCGGCACGGCCGCCCGCACCGTGGGCCGCCCCGTCCTGGCCAACGGCAACATCACCTCCGCCGCCAAGGCCTCCGCCGTCCTCGCCGAGACCGGCGCCGCCGGCGTGATGATTGGCCGCCACGCCATCCGCAACCCCTGGATCTTCCGCCAGTGCCGGGAGCGTTTCGCGCACACCGCCGTCTTCTCTCCCACCCTCGCCGACGTCCGCGAATACGTCGACCGCCTCTACCGCGAGACGCAGACCCCTGACATCCCCGAGGCCGCCCACGTGGCCAAGATGAAGAAATACCTGAACTTCGTCGGCCAGAGCGTCGACGCCGAAGGCCGTTTCCTCCACGACATGCGCCGCGCCATGACCGAGGCCGAACTCTTCGCGGTCTGCGACCGCCACCTGCTCACTGAGCCGGCCAAGACCTTCGCCGACGAGCCCTACCCCGGCATCATTGCCCGCCCGAACTGCGAGACCCCCACCGAGAGCTGCTCGCTGGACACGGTGACCGCCTGA
- a CDS encoding FecR domain-containing protein: MKTNLPHLLVFCALSALVAAPVALAQRSLGKKKGPTSKLYLAETVGESQIQNGDKIYTARQATAFDAPGTVIETKAGAHNALVYSNGTGMFVDENTRVEIDRFVQEPFRPDRDNQRLDTPIEPSISQSQVHVATGAVGICTSQLISGSSMNYSTPHGNVNIRGGRVSIETSDDVTFVDLLDGDVTVRGSGGRDVGGQILRAGERATITPSRTGGQPTITVGPIPQAAQQAADNRTETACNAKKTVTFDVIEKKAEQGLDVPEETPVTEDPAAPAPPPAEEGTGNGETEAAGDEAAGAESDQEIVVRPTVPEEPPTNIVISPDRLPGT, from the coding sequence ATGAAAACGAATCTCCCTCATCTCCTCGTGTTCTGCGCGCTGTCCGCGCTCGTCGCCGCTCCCGTGGCGCTCGCCCAGCGTTCGCTCGGCAAAAAGAAAGGCCCGACCAGCAAGCTCTACCTCGCGGAGACCGTCGGCGAGAGCCAGATCCAGAACGGCGACAAAATCTACACCGCCCGCCAGGCCACCGCCTTCGACGCCCCGGGCACCGTGATCGAGACCAAGGCGGGCGCCCACAACGCCCTCGTCTACTCCAACGGCACCGGCATGTTCGTCGACGAAAACACCCGCGTGGAAATCGACCGCTTCGTGCAGGAACCTTTCCGCCCGGACCGCGACAACCAGCGGCTCGACACGCCCATCGAGCCCTCCATCTCGCAGAGCCAGGTGCACGTGGCGACCGGCGCCGTCGGCATCTGCACCAGCCAGCTGATCTCGGGCAGTTCCATGAATTATTCCACGCCGCACGGCAACGTGAACATCCGCGGCGGTCGCGTCTCGATCGAGACCAGCGATGATGTCACCTTCGTCGATCTCCTCGACGGCGACGTCACCGTGCGCGGCAGCGGCGGGCGCGACGTCGGCGGGCAGATCCTCCGGGCCGGAGAACGCGCCACCATCACTCCTTCCCGCACCGGCGGCCAGCCCACCATCACCGTCGGCCCGATCCCGCAGGCCGCCCAGCAGGCCGCCGACAACCGGACCGAGACCGCCTGTAACGCCAAGAAGACCGTCACCTTCGATGTCATTGAGAAGAAAGCCGAGCAAGGCCTCGACGTTCCGGAGGAGACCCCCGTCACCGAGGACCCCGCCGCCCCCGCCCCGCCCCCCGCCGAGGAAGGGACCGGCAACGGCGAGACCGAGGCCGCCGGGGATGAGGCCGCCGGCGCCGAAAGCGATCAGGAGATCGTCGTCCGCCCCACCGTGCCCGAGGAACCGCCCACTAACATCGTGATCAGCCCTGACCGCCTCCCCGGTACCTGA